CCTTTATTTCACTTGGACGAAAGCCGAATTTCTTTGAAAAGGCATTGGAAAAAGAACTGAGGCTGTCATAGCCGACATGCCAGGCAGCCTCCTGAATGGTCATTTGCTTAGATCGGATCAGTTCATTGGCTGTAGTGAGTCGCTCATTTTGCAAGTACTTAAAAACGGGCACTCCGAAGAGCTCTTTGAAGTTCTTTTTGAGTTTGAATGTATTGAGACCTATCTCTTTGGACAACTCTGATAAGCTGGGTGGGTGCTCCAGATTATTGATCAAGATGTCTCTGGCCTGCTCCAATTTTTCTCTTTCTTCTGTAGGAATTGATTCCTCAGACATCAACGACAGCTGCCCAAAGAAATGAGCCAGCAACGTATGAATCTGACTCCTGAAAAACATCATTTTAGCTTTCCCTTCGTAGCGTGTATGAAAAATCTGGTCAACGATCGACTGCATCTCAGGAGTCATAAAGAAACTGGGACCTTCCACATAATGGTCATTCGGATGTACCAACTGATTGAGCATTTCTCCAAAAAGCTCACCCTCCAGATTAGGTAGTTTGTCTATGCTGGCGATGGAAGTAGCTATCACCAGGCATTCGAGCGGCTTGTCGGCTGATACCGTATGAACAAACTCAACCTTTTCATCCGCATAAAAAGAAAGCGCCAGTCCTTTGGTGTGGCCAAACTCCTTCGAAGTGTCTCCATATTTCACCGTTAGGTCCACATTCCCTGAACCATAAAAAGCAACGGCAATAACCGATTCATCGAAGAGACAAGAATCGGTGGTAGGCACCTCCGAATGGCCAGTCTCTACTAGAATGGTAAAGTCATTGATATCTATGATGTCGCGAGTCATGTTGAATTTTCAGAAATTAGGTATTCTAAGGTAAATAGAAAATTAAAAAAATTTGGCTCTGGTAAATATTGATAACAACAAGAAGACAAAAAGTTCTTGACCACAAGTTGCTCTAAGTTTCAAAAGAATCACCTTGACCAACCAGATGATGACGACTTTCATAAGGTTTAGTGCCAACTCTTGAAACCAAAACCCACATTCTTACGATTAGGAAAGGAGTATAACCAAGAACTTATGATCACACGAACAAAATGGTTTGATAGAAAATTCGAAACCATCGCAGACTCCTCACTCCTATTAGACATCATCGAAAGACTAGAAGGCACCGGCCTCCGCATTGAGCACAAGCTCCACAACAGCGGCAGCGCCTACCTGCAGTCCACTGCAAACAATAAATGGTCTATTAAAAAGCAAATCGGTCATTTGGGTGATTTGGAACCACTTTGGCTAGAACGTATCAAACAGATCAAAGCAGGTGAACCAGACCTGAAAGCGGCAGACTTGTCTAATCGAAAAACTGAGGAAGCGGCACACGATGAAAAAAAAGTAAAAGAGCTTATTGCAGACTTTGCAGCACAACGAGAGAGAATGATAGAAGAACTCAGAGCGTGCACAGCTGATCAGCTTCAAAATGAGTCCAAACACCCAAGGCTCAACAAACCGATGAAGCTCGTGGACCTGGCTTATTTCGTCGCGGAGCACGACGACCATCACCTGGCTACCATCCAGGAAATGCTAAACGCTAAATAAAACTCCTAAACCAATCGACAATGAACTTCACCAAAACCAATAATCTCATCGGCTGGCTACTGTTTTTGGGCAGCACCGCTTTGTACCTTTTCACTTTAGAATCCACGGCCTCCTATTGGGACAGCGGAGAGTTCATTGCCGCCAGCTATAAGCTGGAAATTCCCCACCCGCCAGGCGCTCCTTTGTTTTTATTGATTGGTAGAATATGGAGTATGATGGCCTTGGGTGACGTACAGTCTGTAGCCTTTGCGGTAAATGCACTAAGTGCCATCACGAGTGGTTTGGCGGTGATGTTTTTGTATTGGAGCATCGTGATGATTGCAGATAAGTTATTGAAGAAAATTTCTGGCGAACTTTCTCCTTGGTTGTTGATAACCAGTGGTGTAGTCGGTGCCTCATCTTTTGCCTTTTCTGATTCTTTCTGGACCTCAGCCACCGAAACGGAAGTGTATGCCTTTTCCATCTTTTTGACTGCCATTGTCTTTTGGGCTATCCTCAAATGGGAAAGACAAGAAGACCCTGTGGATCAAAATCGATGGTTGCTATTGATTGCCTACTTGATGGGATTATCGGTAGGCGTGCACTTACTCAACCTCTTGGCCATTCCCGCACTGGGTTTGGTATACTATTTCAAAAAGTATCAGAAACATTCCTTTTGGGGCGGGATGGCTGCCCTTAGTCTTTCTTGCTTCATACTAGTGGGCATTTTATACGGCTTGGTCTCAGGCGCTAATCTGGCCAAGAGTATGGAAATTCTATTTGTCAACAGCTTTGGGTTGCCATTTGGTTCTGGTGCCTTAACCCTTCTGGCTCTGATTATTGGCGCGTGGGTTTATGCCATTAACTACACCCAAAAGAGAATTTGGGCGAATGCCAATATCTTCATTTTGGCCTTAGGATTTGTCCTGATCGGTTACTCCTCCTACACACTCGTACTCGTACGCGCAGGCGACAACCCTCCCATCAACCAAAACAATCCTAACAACCTGCTGGGACTGATCTACTACCTCAACATGGAACAATACGGTACGCGACCGTTACTCTATGGTAAGCACTTCGATGCCCACCCGATCGACCAGAAACAAGGCAAGGCGTATTACGAAGTCGGAGCAAATCGCTACGAGGTCAAAGATCACAAAATGGAATATATCTATCAGGATGAAGACCTGATGATATTGCCCCGTATGCATAGCAATATGATGCCACAACATGCCCCGGCTTACCGTCAGAAAACAGGATTGAAAAAAGGAGAAAAACCTTCCTTTGCAGATAATATCGGATTTATGTTTTCCCATCAGATCGGTCACATGTATATGCGCTATCTGCTATGGAATTTTGCTGGAAGAGCCAATGATATAGAAGGCGCTTCGTGGCTTGGACTTGCCGATTCATTCGAAACATTACCAGATTACATCACCAACGACAAAGCCCGCAACAATTACTATA
The sequence above is drawn from the Reichenbachiella sp. genome and encodes:
- a CDS encoding AraC family transcriptional regulator, which codes for MTRDIIDINDFTILVETGHSEVPTTDSCLFDESVIAVAFYGSGNVDLTVKYGDTSKEFGHTKGLALSFYADEKVEFVHTVSADKPLECLVIATSIASIDKLPNLEGELFGEMLNQLVHPNDHYVEGPSFFMTPEMQSIVDQIFHTRYEGKAKMMFFRSQIHTLLAHFFGQLSLMSEESIPTEEREKLEQARDILINNLEHPPSLSELSKEIGLNTFKLKKNFKELFGVPVFKYLQNERLTTANELIRSKQMTIQEAAWHVGYDSLSSFSNAFSKKFGFRPSEIKG
- a CDS encoding DinB family protein codes for the protein MITRTKWFDRKFETIADSSLLLDIIERLEGTGLRIEHKLHNSGSAYLQSTANNKWSIKKQIGHLGDLEPLWLERIKQIKAGEPDLKAADLSNRKTEEAAHDEKKVKELIADFAAQRERMIEELRACTADQLQNESKHPRLNKPMKLVDLAYFVAEHDDHHLATIQEMLNAK